Proteins from one Choloepus didactylus isolate mChoDid1 chromosome 4, mChoDid1.pri, whole genome shotgun sequence genomic window:
- the CCDC196 gene encoding putative coiled-coil domain-containing protein 196: MSSTNSSGSYLPSKTRSCKVDDNYLKELNEDLKLRKQELLEMLKPLENKNNLLFQKLMSNLEEKQRSLQIMRQIMAGKGGDESSVIDLIKEAEEMKQNLERKNKMLRKEMKMLWNKTFDTEDTSGQQKAPQIKNKAALQDGKAPKSLSSPRKSRNEPEIPCAEKVNEIRKEKQLKKMEWVRYQEQANTLQNASHSKVIELRIEALKKYQKANDLKLSLYLQQNFEPKQAFLNLPRSRGR, translated from the exons ATGAGTAGTACAAACTCTTCAGGATCCTACTTGCCCTCAAAAACAAG AAGTTGTAAAGTAGATGACAACTACTTAAAGGAATTGAATGAGGACTTAAAGCTACGGAAGCAAGAACTGCTAGAGATGCTAAAACCCCTAGAAAATAAGAACAACCTCTTATTCCAGAAGTTAATGTCTAActtggaagaaaaacaaagaag CCTGCAGATCATGAGGCAAAtcatggctgggaaggggggtGATGAATCCTCAGTCATAGATCTCATCAAGGAAGCAGAGGAGATGAAGCAGAACCTG gaaaggaaaaacaagatgCTTCGGAAAGAAATGAAGATGCTATGGAACAAG ACATTCGATACAGAAGACACCAGTGGTCAACAAAAAGCACCACAGATAAAAAACAAGGCAGCCTTGCAGGATGGAAAGGC TCCCAAATCCCTCTCATCACCTAGGAAGTCCAGGAATGAACCAGAGATACCATGTGCAGAGAAAGTGAACGAAATAAGGAAA GAAAagcaactgaagaaaatggaatgggtCAGATACCAAGAACAAGCCAACACCCTTCAG AATGCCTCTCACAGCAAAGTGATCGAGCTGAGAATTGAAGCCTTGAAGAAATACCAGAAGGCCAATGACCTAAAACTATCATTGTACTTACAGCAGAATTTTGAGCCAAAGCAAGCATTCTTAAATCTTCCTAGGTCCCGAGGTAGATAG